Proteins co-encoded in one Lineus longissimus chromosome 11, tnLinLong1.2, whole genome shotgun sequence genomic window:
- the LOC135495984 gene encoding acetylcholine receptor subunit alpha-type acr-16-like yields MHSSVLIGFFVALLAAGVLSNSYITDQTRLYNDIVMRRGYNSKVVPNLNARTPVNVTVGLTLFGIDVDEDKNTLFLNCWLHEVWTDIRLGWKPSKYGNIDQLNVEHYKVFRPDTSLYNSYGPQSMRPGTDQDQLIIDSNGVVMFFRQVGLKSSCEIDPTKDDQSCEFTFGSWVHNALKLNYKLSTGKLDISEMVPHPKWELTGSELKRELKTYACCPEPYVDIKLTLKLRRKVSNRISMAG; encoded by the exons CGGGTGTCCTGTCGAACAGTTACATCACTGACCAGACCCGACTGTATAATGACATAGTAATGAGAAGAGGTTACAACAGCAAGGTCGTTCCCAATTTGAATGCCAGAACACCAGTCAATGTCACAGTCGGATTGACCCTCTTCGGAATTGACGTG GATGAGGACAAGAACACGCTCTTTCTGAACTGTTGGCTACATGAG GTTTGGACCGACATACGCCTCGGATGGAAACCTTCTAAATACGGAAACATTGATCAGCTTAATGTCGAGCACTATAAGGTGTTTCGGCCAGATACATCGCTGTACAACAG TTATGGCCCCCAGTCCATGCGGCCTGGCACTGATCAAGATCAACTAATAATCGACAGCAACGGTGTGGTGATGTTCTTCCGTCAGGTTGGCCTCAAAAGCAGTTGTGAGATCGACCCAACAAAGGACGATCAGTCATGCGAATTCACCTTTGGTTCGTGGGTGCACAACGCATTGAAA CTGAACTATAAGTTGAGCACAGGGAAGCTTGATATAAGCGAGATGGTGCCTCATCCGAAATGGGAATTAACCGGTTCTGAATTGAAGAGGGAGTTGAAGACGTATGCCTGTTGTCCAGAGCCCTACGTTGACATCAAGCTCACGCTAAAGCTCAGGAGAAAAGTCAGCAATCGAATCAGTATGGCAGGTTAA